Proteins encoded in a region of the Malaciobacter mytili LMG 24559 genome:
- the frr gene encoding ribosome recycling factor, whose protein sequence is MLQEIYAETKNQMEKCIEALKRDYKTLRTGKVSTSILDGIRVNYYGTPTELNQVASVLAPDATTIVISPWEKNLVSDIEKAINEANIGVNPNNDGTVVKLFFPPMTVDQRQEAAKQAKGMTDNAKVAIRNVRKHSNDKVKSLHKDKEITDDESKKAQDEIQKITDAFVVKADETLKTKEQEILTV, encoded by the coding sequence ATGTTACAAGAGATATATGCAGAGACAAAAAACCAAATGGAAAAATGTATTGAAGCATTAAAAAGAGATTATAAAACACTTAGAACAGGTAAAGTTTCAACTTCTATCTTAGATGGTATTAGAGTAAATTATTATGGAACACCAACTGAGTTAAATCAAGTAGCTTCTGTTTTAGCACCTGATGCAACAACTATTGTTATTTCACCATGGGAAAAAAACCTAGTAAGTGATATTGAAAAAGCAATTAATGAAGCAAATATCGGGGTAAACCCAAATAATGATGGAACAGTAGTAAAACTATTTTTCCCTCCAATGACTGTTGATCAAAGACAAGAAGCTGCAAAACAAGCAAAAGGGATGACAGATAATGCTAAAGTTGCAATTAGAAATGTAAGAAAACACTCTAATGATAAAGTTAAATCTTTACATAAAGATAAAGAGATTACAGATGATGAAAGCAAAAAAGCTCAAGATGAAATTCAAAAAATTACTGATGCTTTTGTAGTTAAAGCAGATGAAACTTTAAAAACAAAAGAACAAGAAATTTTAACGGTATAA
- a CDS encoding YaaA family protein — MKILLAPAETKNEGGKDSSFSIDSFFLKHLYEKRLEIIRAYEEYISSLSLEELSSWFGLKNLKEVEKYKHTLASKPTMKAIQRYNGVAFDALNYNSLNEKAQKYIDENVVLFSNLFGPVKAQDLIPDYKYKQGAKLPKLNVEKFYLENFSKALDEYLGEEIIDLRAGHYEKFYKITKANVLTFKFIKEGKVISHWAKYYRGILLKYLAENSVSSIAEFMTLNIEGLKLKEIQEKKNIKLLIMEIE, encoded by the coding sequence ATGAAGATACTTTTAGCTCCAGCTGAGACTAAAAATGAAGGTGGTAAAGATAGCTCTTTTTCAATAGATAGTTTTTTTTTAAAGCATCTTTATGAAAAAAGATTAGAAATTATTAGAGCTTATGAAGAGTATATTTCTTCTTTAAGTTTAGAGGAATTATCTTCTTGGTTTGGGTTAAAAAATCTTAAAGAGGTTGAAAAATATAAACATACTTTAGCTTCTAAACCAACAATGAAAGCAATCCAAAGATACAATGGAGTAGCTTTTGATGCATTAAATTATAATAGTTTAAATGAAAAAGCACAAAAATATATTGATGAAAATGTAGTTTTGTTTTCAAATCTTTTTGGACCTGTAAAAGCACAGGATTTAATCCCTGATTATAAATATAAACAAGGTGCTAAATTGCCAAAACTTAATGTAGAGAAGTTTTATTTAGAAAATTTTTCTAAAGCTTTAGATGAGTATTTAGGTGAAGAGATTATTGATTTAAGAGCAGGACATTATGAAAAATTTTATAAAATTACAAAAGCAAATGTATTAACTTTTAAATTTATAAAAGAAGGTAAAGTAATAAGCCATTGGGCAAAATATTATAGAGGTATTTTATTAAAATATCTAGCTGAAAATAGTGTTTCTTCAATAGCTGAGTTTATGACTTTAAATATAGAAGGCTTAAAATTAAAAGAGATACAAGAAAAGAAAAATATAAAATTACTAATTATGGAAATAGAGTAA
- a CDS encoding YchJ family protein, translated as MSLKLAVNSQCICGSKKKYKKCCKLFHNGENPPTALDLMRSRFSAFASHNADYIIKTTHYDNPEFTLNTKAWLSDIYNFCEYTDFNALKILEFIDGKNESFVTFKAVLSQNGLDASFTEKSRFLKVDGKWYYVDGIFL; from the coding sequence ATGAGTTTGAAATTAGCAGTTAATTCTCAATGTATTTGTGGAAGTAAGAAAAAGTATAAAAAATGTTGTAAACTTTTCCATAATGGAGAAAATCCCCCTACAGCTTTGGATTTAATGCGTTCTAGATTTAGTGCTTTTGCTTCACATAATGCTGATTATATTATAAAAACTACACACTATGATAATCCAGAATTTACTTTAAATACAAAAGCTTGGTTAAGTGATATTTATAATTTTTGTGAATATACAGATTTTAATGCCTTAAAAATTTTAGAATTTATAGATGGAAAAAATGAAAGCTTTGTAACTTTTAAAGCAGTATTATCTCAAAATGGACTAGATGCCTCTTTTACTGAAAAAAGTCGATTTTTAAAAGTTGATGGAAAGTGGTATTATGTTGATGGAATATTTTTATAA
- a CDS encoding HAD family hydrolase — protein sequence MKKTIIFDLDGTLIDSVLDIALCMNEVLKEFNLKTYEIEEYNYFLGGGVDILVNNVLKENSNINLKNSITKRFQEVYENTLHSNTKPYEGIYELLDELIKMQFNIAVLSNKPHKFTLGYVEKLFGKYNLKEVHGQKTTIEKKPHPQAAINIANSFNTPCEKTYFVGDTKVDMQTATNAGMISIGVLWGFRDEDELKKYNANYIVEKPLDIIEILKKNHEK from the coding sequence ATGAAAAAGACAATTATATTTGATTTAGATGGAACATTAATAGATTCAGTTTTAGATATTGCTTTATGTATGAATGAAGTATTAAAAGAGTTTAATCTAAAAACTTATGAAATAGAAGAATACAACTACTTTTTGGGTGGAGGGGTAGATATTTTAGTTAATAATGTACTAAAAGAAAATAGTAATATAAATTTAAAAAATAGTATTACAAAAAGGTTTCAAGAGGTTTATGAAAATACTTTACACTCAAATACAAAACCTTATGAAGGGATTTATGAATTACTAGATGAACTAATAAAAATGCAGTTTAATATTGCAGTTTTATCAAATAAACCTCATAAATTCACTTTAGGATATGTGGAAAAGCTTTTTGGAAAATACAACTTAAAAGAGGTTCATGGTCAAAAAACTACCATAGAGAAAAAACCCCATCCACAAGCTGCAATAAATATAGCAAATAGTTTTAATACTCCTTGTGAAAAAACTTATTTTGTAGGAGATACAAAAGTTGATATGCAAACAGCAACAAATGCGGGGATGATTTCAATTGGTGTTTTATGGGGTTTTAGAGACGAAGATGAATTAAAAAAATATAATGCAAATTATATTGTAGAAAAACCTTTAGATATTATAGAGATTTTAAAAAAAAATCATGAAAAATAA
- a CDS encoding DUF695 domain-containing protein, translated as MQNWQLKTTSNINQMLRVKKNINSTEKISNKNLVIVKHHFHIADDIMFPDPACLAFFTSFEQNHLKVLEEENRLLLVAVDIFEGEMKFYIYCNDAQKCIYDCISYLKSNPLYQASFEIYNQDEFKTYNKLLAI; from the coding sequence ATGCAAAATTGGCAATTAAAAACTACATCTAATATAAATCAGATGTTAAGAGTAAAAAAGAATATTAATTCAACTGAAAAAATCTCAAATAAAAATTTAGTGATAGTAAAACATCATTTTCATATAGCTGATGATATTATGTTTCCAGATCCTGCTTGTTTAGCTTTTTTTACAAGTTTTGAACAAAATCATCTTAAAGTATTAGAAGAAGAAAATAGACTTCTTTTAGTGGCTGTTGATATTTTTGAAGGGGAAATGAAGTTTTATATTTATTGTAATGATGCACAAAAGTGTATTTATGATTGTATATCTTATTTAAAATCAAATCCTTTGTATCAGGCTTCTTTTGAGATATACAATCAAGATGAGTTTAAAACTTATAATAAGTTATTAGCTATCTAG
- the ung gene encoding uracil-DNA glycosylase: MNKWLEIIEEEKNKEYFKSLKEQIDKKYETTTVFPEKENIFKAFSLTKFEDLKVVILGQDPYHGIGQAQGLAFSTPANIKNPPSMVNILKEIKDDLEINSACLNGDLTYWAQQGVLLLNTILTVEESKPKSHHNLGWEIFTDNIIKYISLNCENIIFLLWGSPAISKTKLIDKSKHHILTAPHPSPLSSYRGFFGCKHFSKTNEILTSLNKTVIDW; this comes from the coding sequence ATGAATAAATGGCTAGAAATTATAGAAGAAGAAAAAAATAAAGAGTATTTTAAAAGTTTAAAAGAACAAATAGATAAAAAATATGAAACAACAACAGTTTTTCCAGAAAAAGAAAATATTTTTAAAGCCTTTAGTTTAACAAAATTTGAAGATTTAAAAGTTGTAATTTTAGGACAAGACCCATACCATGGAATAGGGCAAGCACAAGGTTTAGCTTTTTCAACTCCTGCAAATATAAAAAATCCACCTTCTATGGTAAATATTTTGAAAGAGATTAAAGATGATTTAGAAATAAATTCTGCTTGCTTAAATGGAGATTTAACTTATTGGGCACAACAAGGAGTTTTACTTTTAAATACTATTTTAACAGTAGAAGAGTCAAAACCTAAATCACATCATAATTTAGGTTGGGAAATTTTTACAGATAATATTATTAAATATATAAGTTTAAATTGTGAAAATATAATTTTTTTACTTTGGGGAAGTCCTGCTATTTCAAAAACAAAATTAATTGATAAATCAAAACATCATATTTTAACGGCGCCTCATCCTTCACCTCTTTCATCTTACAGGGGATTTTTTGGATGCAAACATTTTAGTAAAACTAATGAAATTTTAACTTCATTAAATAAAACTGTTATAGATTGGTAA
- the pyrE gene encoding orotate phosphoribosyltransferase, which translates to MNVEQIYKDAQALLEGHFKLSSGNHSRFYLQSAKVLEDPKTAKLLAQALAEQIKASGIKVDAVCSPALGGLIAGFALATALDVRFIFAERVEGEMTIRRGFEVQEGENYIICEDIITTGGSALEAAKQVELGGGNIVAYAALANRGFCSRVGSSLEAKDNCKLPLDKPLFALDDFTFEMYTPEECPMCKEGSIAYKPGSRGN; encoded by the coding sequence ATGAACGTAGAACAAATTTATAAAGATGCACAAGCTCTATTAGAAGGGCATTTTAAATTAAGTAGTGGTAATCATTCAAGATTTTATTTACAATCTGCAAAAGTTTTAGAAGACCCAAAAACTGCAAAATTATTAGCCCAAGCTTTAGCAGAGCAAATTAAAGCTAGTGGAATTAAAGTTGATGCTGTTTGTTCACCTGCACTTGGTGGATTAATTGCAGGATTTGCACTTGCAACTGCTTTAGATGTAAGATTTATCTTTGCTGAAAGAGTTGAGGGAGAGATGACAATTAGAAGAGGGTTTGAAGTACAAGAGGGTGAAAACTATATTATTTGTGAAGATATTATCACAACTGGCGGAAGTGCTTTAGAAGCTGCTAAGCAAGTTGAACTTGGTGGTGGAAATATTGTGGCTTATGCTGCACTTGCAAATAGAGGTTTCTGTTCAAGAGTAGGAAGTTCTTTAGAAGCTAAAGATAATTGTAAATTACCACTTGATAAACCACTTTTTGCTTTAGATGATTTTACTTTTGAAATGTACACACCAGAAGAGTGTCCTATGTGTAAAGAAGGAAGTATTGCATATAAACCAGGAAGTAGAGGAAACTAA
- a CDS encoding cupin domain-containing protein: protein MQVKNIFENIKIDKSVEEFITLNQNQNIKIERIVSNGQKSKENFWYEQKENEFVLLLEGLAILEFEDKEVILKKGDYLNIPAYIKHRVKYTCEDNPTLWLAIFY from the coding sequence ATGCAAGTAAAAAATATCTTTGAAAATATAAAAATAGATAAGAGTGTAGAAGAGTTTATAACTTTAAATCAAAATCAAAATATAAAAATAGAAAGAATTGTTTCAAATGGACAAAAGAGTAAAGAAAACTTTTGGTATGAACAAAAAGAAAATGAATTCGTTCTTCTTTTGGAAGGCCTTGCAATTTTAGAGTTTGAAGATAAAGAAGTTATATTAAAAAAAGGTGATTATTTGAATATCCCAGCTTATATAAAGCATAGGGTAAAATATACTTGTGAAGATAATCCAACTCTTTGGTTAGCAATATTTTATTAA
- a CDS encoding multidrug effflux MFS transporter, giving the protein MKKSINHIYLIIILAVLSSVAPMAIDTYIPSIPKIALDFEVSIEKIELTLSIFLIGFSIGQIFGGALSDRIGRKKSSLIGLIGFSFFSFIIIFSSNIYELWIYRFFEAFFGGLVVVNSNAIVRDMFHGKEAAKIFSLIGTVRSLAPLIAPAIGSFIIHFYSWKAVFIFLGLYALLVAFFIQKDLKETFTYTKQNILESYKIVFKNTMALKAMLVLAVCFSGFFILIAKSSYIYIEYFNISTDYFPFFFGLNFLILIIMIRVNVYLLNSFTQLELIKYSILIQIIAGVLLMLLSNTISLITTMILIATYMSMMAFIFGNCVALAMESFSKNAGVASSVIGVLQFGLGAIISSIALVFHSNSFLPIGASISFISLIAFFIIRSYKIK; this is encoded by the coding sequence TTGAAAAAATCAATAAATCATATATATCTTATAATAATTTTAGCCGTATTATCTTCAGTTGCTCCAATGGCAATTGATACATATATTCCTTCTATTCCTAAAATTGCACTGGATTTTGAGGTAAGTATTGAAAAAATAGAACTTACATTATCTATATTTTTAATAGGATTTTCCATTGGACAAATTTTTGGAGGAGCTTTATCAGATAGAATAGGAAGAAAAAAATCTTCACTTATAGGACTTATAGGTTTTAGTTTTTTTAGTTTTATTATTATCTTTAGTTCAAATATATATGAACTTTGGATTTATAGATTTTTTGAAGCCTTTTTTGGAGGTTTAGTAGTAGTAAATTCAAATGCCATAGTAAGAGATATGTTTCATGGCAAAGAAGCTGCAAAAATCTTTTCACTTATAGGAACAGTAAGAAGTTTAGCTCCTCTTATTGCTCCTGCAATTGGTTCATTTATAATACATTTTTATTCATGGAAAGCTGTATTTATTTTTTTAGGACTTTATGCTTTACTAGTTGCATTTTTTATTCAAAAAGATTTAAAAGAGACCTTTACATATACAAAACAAAATATTCTTGAGTCTTATAAAATAGTTTTTAAAAATACTATGGCTTTAAAAGCTATGCTTGTATTAGCTGTATGTTTTTCAGGTTTTTTTATATTAATAGCAAAATCCTCTTATATATATATTGAATATTTTAATATTTCAACAGACTATTTTCCATTTTTCTTTGGGTTAAATTTTCTAATTTTAATTATTATGATAAGAGTAAATGTATATTTACTTAATAGTTTTACACAACTTGAATTAATTAAATACTCTATTTTAATTCAAATTATTGCAGGTGTTTTACTAATGCTTTTATCAAATACGATAAGTCTAATAACTACTATGATATTAATTGCAACATATATGAGTATGATGGCTTTTATTTTTGGAAATTGTGTTGCATTAGCAATGGAGAGTTTTTCAAAAAATGCAGGGGTAGCTTCTTCAGTTATAGGAGTTTTACAGTTTGGATTAGGAGCAATTATTTCTTCAATTGCTCTAGTTTTTCATTCAAATAGTTTTTTACCTATTGGAGCTAGTATCTCGTTTATATCACTAATAGCTTTTTTTATTATTAGAAGTTACAAAATTAAGTAA
- a CDS encoding RDD family protein, which produces MGRWRDVKQNRVEKQETIIKQKSNNSIVSASLSSRFKAFLTDSFLITTPITYIIMYLVLGGGEDFAQNRIYGWSLILSITAAIILFFWYVKFQTPGMKAYSVKIVNLQNKRITFIQAFIRYFATLFSMVSIFLMFMPFFHKEKKTFQDLVSKTIIVDE; this is translated from the coding sequence ATGGGAAGATGGAGAGATGTAAAACAAAATAGAGTTGAAAAACAAGAAACTATTATTAAACAAAAGAGCAATAATAGTATTGTTAGTGCATCTCTTTCATCAAGATTTAAAGCATTTTTAACTGACTCATTTTTAATAACTACTCCAATAACTTACATTATAATGTATTTAGTTTTAGGTGGAGGGGAAGATTTTGCCCAAAATAGAATATATGGGTGGAGTTTAATCCTTTCAATAACAGCAGCTATAATTTTATTTTTTTGGTATGTAAAATTTCAAACTCCAGGAATGAAAGCATATAGCGTTAAAATAGTAAATTTACAAAATAAAAGAATAACTTTTATACAAGCATTTATAAGATATTTTGCAACACTTTTTTCTATGGTATCTATCTTTTTAATGTTTATGCCTTTTTTTCATAAAGAGAAAAAGACTTTTCAAGATTTAGTTTCAAAAACTATAATTGTTGATGAATAG
- a CDS encoding BaiN/RdsA family NAD(P)/FAD-dependent oxidoreductase yields MKIAIIGAGAAGVMAAITAKRLNKNLQIDIFDINKSIGKKILASGNGRCNISNTQISDKNYIGENPSFVNQALKEFDFKAFENFCKSIGLLLDIKENCKVYPLSNEAKSVVSLLENSLETLKINLILETKIINIEKQEEKFILNSEDKKFKFYDKVLISSGLMAAPQLNATEDGLALASSFAHSFNPTYPSLVGLHTEFKYKEKLQGVKKEATITLYIDKQKEVEITADLLFTSYGVSGFAILDISQYAVYALNLYQNVEISINFFPQLSKNELLGILETLFKSLEDSFAVTLLTGIVSKKLAKVLLEIANLPSDILAKELNSKHIRTLVNTLTNLRMKVIDTQGFKHAEASGGGIRTAEVDNKTYESKLCKNLYFAGEVLDIVGNRGGFNLHFAWASGYLAGKALSK; encoded by the coding sequence TTGAAAATAGCAATAATAGGAGCAGGGGCAGCTGGTGTAATGGCTGCAATAACTGCTAAAAGATTAAATAAAAACTTACAAATAGATATTTTTGATATAAATAAAAGCATAGGCAAAAAAATACTTGCTTCAGGAAATGGTAGATGTAATATCTCAAATACACAAATAAGTGATAAAAACTATATAGGTGAAAATCCTTCTTTTGTTAATCAAGCTTTAAAAGAGTTTGATTTTAAAGCCTTTGAAAATTTTTGTAAAAGCATAGGATTGCTTTTAGATATAAAAGAAAATTGTAAAGTATATCCCCTTTCAAATGAAGCAAAATCAGTTGTAAGCTTACTTGAAAATTCTCTAGAGACTTTAAAAATAAATCTTATATTGGAAACAAAAATAATAAATATAGAAAAACAAGAAGAAAAATTTATCTTAAATTCTGAAGATAAAAAGTTTAAATTTTATGATAAAGTGTTAATTTCTAGTGGTTTAATGGCTGCTCCTCAATTAAATGCAACAGAAGATGGATTAGCATTAGCAAGTAGTTTTGCCCATAGTTTTAATCCTACTTATCCCTCTTTGGTAGGACTTCATACTGAATTTAAATATAAAGAGAAACTTCAAGGGGTTAAAAAAGAAGCAACTATTACTTTATATATTGATAAACAAAAAGAAGTAGAAATAACAGCAGACTTACTTTTTACAAGTTATGGAGTATCAGGGTTTGCTATTTTAGATATTTCTCAATATGCTGTTTATGCTTTAAATTTGTATCAAAATGTTGAAATCTCTATAAATTTTTTCCCACAACTGTCAAAAAATGAACTTTTAGGTATTTTAGAAACTCTTTTTAAATCTTTAGAAGACTCTTTTGCTGTAACTTTATTAACAGGAATAGTTTCTAAAAAGTTAGCAAAAGTATTACTAGAAATAGCAAATTTACCAAGTGATATTTTAGCAAAAGAGTTAAATTCAAAGCATATTAGAACTCTTGTAAATACCCTAACAAATCTTAGAATGAAAGTAATTGACACCCAAGGTTTTAAACATGCAGAAGCTAGTGGAGGGGGTATTAGAACAGCTGAAGTGGATAATAAAACTTATGAAAGTAAATTATGTAAAAATTTATATTTTGCAGGAGAGGTTTTAGATATAGTTGGAAATAGAGGAGGCTTTAACCTTCATTTTGCTTGGGCAAGTGGATATTTAGCTGGAAAAGCTTTAAGTAAATAA
- a CDS encoding MFS transporter, producing the protein MNRLFFNLSAFYFFYFAAVGVYVIFLPKVLHDIGYSAFDIGIIFALAPLMRFATPFLFLKHISLNQKVFKTALFGSIFCSILFYFTIYNFYAFMINNAILGACLSLILPYLEVIAIKDLGKEKYGKSRLYGSIGFMLISLLLAKFLKDPTTALDFYLTVNILTVIFALFLLRFDGNHETTVSTKPFSFFEHWTFWAALFLMQISFGGFYNFFTIYETEHGISLETTSYLWSFGVICEIVMLYFQAPILKNNLLNIIKFCLAITSIRWLLLYLFPDSLMVTFISQSIHAFSFGLFHSAVIMYLYSLYENKKLAQQFMYGVAYGLGGFIGAIIAGLLYGPNLFLYSSFFSFLAFLVIAKRK; encoded by the coding sequence ATGAATAGACTTTTTTTTAATCTTTCAGCATTTTACTTTTTTTATTTTGCTGCAGTAGGAGTTTATGTAATTTTCCTTCCAAAAGTATTACATGATATTGGATATAGTGCTTTTGATATAGGAATAATCTTTGCTTTAGCACCACTTATGAGATTTGCAACTCCTTTTTTATTTCTAAAACATATTAGTTTAAATCAAAAAGTTTTTAAAACTGCCCTCTTTGGCTCTATCTTTTGCTCTATTTTATTTTATTTTACAATATATAATTTTTATGCTTTTATGATAAATAATGCTATTTTAGGAGCTTGTTTAAGTCTTATTTTGCCTTATTTAGAAGTAATTGCAATAAAAGATTTAGGTAAAGAAAAATATGGGAAATCAAGGTTATATGGTTCAATAGGGTTTATGTTAATTTCACTATTACTAGCAAAATTTTTAAAAGATCCTACAACAGCTTTGGATTTTTATTTAACAGTTAATATTCTAACAGTTATCTTTGCTTTATTTTTATTAAGATTTGATGGTAACCATGAAACTACAGTATCCACAAAACCCTTTTCTTTTTTTGAACATTGGACTTTTTGGGCAGCTTTATTTTTAATGCAAATAAGCTTTGGAGGTTTTTATAACTTTTTTACAATTTATGAGACAGAACATGGAATAAGTCTTGAAACAACTTCATACTTGTGGTCTTTTGGAGTTATTTGTGAGATAGTTATGTTATATTTTCAAGCACCAATACTAAAAAACAATCTTTTAAATATTATAAAATTTTGTTTAGCTATTACTTCTATTAGATGGTTACTTTTATATCTATTTCCTGATTCTTTAATGGTTACTTTTATATCTCAAAGTATTCATGCTTTTTCTTTTGGATTATTTCATAGTGCTGTAATTATGTATTTATACTCTTTATATGAAAATAAAAAACTTGCTCAACAATTTATGTATGGGGTTGCATATGGGCTTGGAGGTTTTATAGGCGCAATTATTGCAGGATTGTTATATGGACCAAATTTATTTTTATATAGTTCATTTTTTTCTTTTTTAGCTTTTTTAGTAATAGCAAAAAGGAAATAA
- a CDS encoding bacteriohemerythrin: MENVRNIEQIKWKKEYNIGFLSIDKEHQFLFNIARKALGVSLKKENIKPEELKTIIKELTLYVKSHFSNEESYMRKIGYPELDNHKILHKMLINLLNNLIKNINNLEFEEIKEELFKFIEEYFVNHIILEDKKIQIWSISLDELRKNFGWKDVYSVNNVQIDKEHQELFNIAKEAFCIVDSSKRNEKIKIILNRLITYMKTHFEYEEEFMKENDYIRYEEHKKIHKNIIEKLNDFIKKLPHMNIELFEKELARIIDITLVQHIIQEDRKIVAWLNTKP; encoded by the coding sequence ATGGAAAATGTTAGAAATATCGAACAGATAAAATGGAAAAAAGAATATAATATTGGATTCCTGTCTATTGATAAAGAACATCAATTTTTATTTAATATAGCAAGAAAGGCACTAGGAGTTAGTTTAAAAAAAGAAAATATAAAGCCAGAAGAACTTAAAACAATAATCAAAGAGCTAACTTTATATGTAAAAAGTCATTTTTCAAATGAAGAGTCTTATATGAGAAAAATTGGTTATCCTGAATTAGATAATCATAAAATACTGCATAAAATGCTTATAAATTTACTAAATAATTTAATTAAAAATATTAATAATCTAGAATTTGAAGAGATAAAAGAAGAACTTTTTAAGTTTATTGAGGAGTATTTTGTTAATCATATTATCTTAGAAGATAAAAAAATACAAATTTGGAGTATCTCTTTAGATGAGTTAAGAAAAAACTTTGGATGGAAAGATGTATATAGTGTAAATAATGTTCAAATAGATAAAGAACATCAGGAACTTTTCAATATTGCAAAAGAGGCTTTTTGTATAGTGGATTCTTCAAAAAGAAATGAAAAAATAAAAATTATTTTAAATAGATTAATTACTTATATGAAAACTCATTTTGAATATGAAGAAGAGTTTATGAAAGAAAATGATTATATAAGATATGAAGAACATAAAAAAATTCATAAAAATATAATTGAGAAGCTAAACGATTTTATAAAAAAACTCCCCCATATGAATATTGAACTATTTGAAAAAGAGTTAGCACGAATTATTGATATTACATTAGTACAGCATATAATACAAGAAGATAGAAAAATTGTGGCTTGGTTAAATACCAAACCTTAA
- the dksA gene encoding RNA polymerase-binding protein DksA yields the protein MAKALTQAQIEEIEVLLLTNKSKIEATLRNIDNEHASLSEMDLNDDADFAAASRDYSTDIHIKKQQLEELTQINYVLSKMAKGEYNGLCEMCDAEITMKRLRVKPHAKYCIDCRNYIDKKNS from the coding sequence ATGGCAAAAGCTTTAACACAGGCACAAATTGAAGAAATTGAGGTGTTATTATTAACAAATAAATCTAAAATCGAGGCAACTTTAAGAAATATTGATAATGAGCATGCTTCATTAAGTGAGATGGATTTAAATGATGATGCAGATTTTGCAGCTGCAAGTAGAGATTACTCAACAGATATTCATATCAAAAAGCAACAGTTAGAGGAATTAACTCAAATAAACTATGTTTTAAGTAAAATGGCAAAAGGTGAATATAATGGTTTATGTGAGATGTGTGATGCTGAGATTACTATGAAAAGATTAAGAGTTAAGCCTCACGCTAAATACTGTATAGATTGTAGAAATTATATAGATAAAAAAAATAGTTAA
- a CDS encoding MarR family winged helix-turn-helix transcriptional regulator — protein MVSSYKNSIGFKINQTANRINNRFNEVLNQYDIAPEQRATLEIIKTDKNTNQKEIASILGKNKTTISRSLKALEKKGFIKRVEIKEDKRVNIIELTQKGEEVLKESAKSVAQFRQNLSLNLQEEEIKQLFSLLDKVYKNIKETF, from the coding sequence ATGGTATCATCATATAAAAATTCAATAGGATTTAAGATAAATCAAACAGCAAATAGAATAAATAATAGATTTAATGAGGTTTTAAATCAATATGATATTGCACCGGAACAAAGAGCAACTTTAGAGATAATAAAAACAGATAAAAATACAAATCAAAAGGAAATAGCCTCTATTTTAGGTAAAAATAAAACCACAATTAGTCGATCATTAAAAGCATTAGAAAAAAAAGGCTTTATAAAAAGAGTAGAGATAAAAGAAGATAAAAGAGTAAATATTATTGAATTAACACAAAAAGGGGAAGAAGTCTTAAAAGAATCTGCAAAAAGTGTTGCACAATTTAGACAAAATCTCTCTTTAAATTTACAAGAAGAAGAAATAAAGCAGCTTTTTAGCCTTTTAGATAAGGTTTATAAAAATATAAAGGAAACTTTTTGA